Proteins encoded in a region of the Mesoflavibacter profundi genome:
- a CDS encoding gliding motility protein RemB — translation MKSFILLSILFISSLSVAQQDNYVTTSPKFNACEELNAEALENCFNQEVFNFIYSNFKYPQDVQKYYSGEIRVVFEVSKTGNFKTLFVQSQFESLKNETNRVFDSIPQIQPATYNGNPTFKQYSMSIYLPLNADNIPPKLSNPKQLETKPAINKIEELTALEQKAKAEFDSVQKAVVNYQNKAYQSQINIPFSHENYFRFDRAINLVGTNSHTASKPYMYEDLVNYYDFVSENEALKQDRQTWSGKKIWNEHLVQLQGKDYWFTLDPIFDLQLGKDTDADFNTTYNNTRGVYIQGGLGKKFSFSASVFENQGRFAQYYNQYAESLKAFGPDPAIIPGRGIAKRFKEDAYDYPVAEGYLSYSPAKFINIQFGHGKQFIGDGYRSLLQSDVASPYPYLKLNTKFWKIKYTNTWTWLKDVRPEAVENDAFRTKYIANHFLSWNVSKRLNLGLFESVIWENTNDRGFDINYLNPVIFFRAIEFETGQGAGNAILGASGKYKFNDNVNVYGQFILDEFSLNDVKAGEKSWKNKYGFQLGAKYYNAFKVKNLMLQAEYNQVRPYTYSHNTIVLNYAHNNQPMAHLWGANFRELVLIGRYQKDRWFAEAKFIAGVRGFDYNNDTDNFSYGGDIYRDYNDRPFDTGVKIGQGIKTTSINASTQLGYLVNPSSNLKAFVNVNYRNFNPEAQTLNVFNNSTVWVNFGIRTDLFNWYFDL, via the coding sequence ATGAAATCTTTCATTTTACTTTCAATACTATTTATTTCATCTTTAAGTGTAGCACAGCAAGACAACTATGTCACGACGTCTCCAAAGTTTAATGCTTGTGAGGAGTTAAATGCTGAAGCTTTAGAGAATTGTTTTAATCAAGAAGTTTTCAATTTTATATATTCTAATTTTAAATATCCTCAAGATGTCCAAAAGTACTATTCTGGAGAGATTAGAGTTGTGTTTGAAGTTTCTAAAACAGGAAACTTTAAAACATTATTCGTGCAATCTCAATTCGAGAGTTTAAAAAATGAAACAAACAGAGTTTTTGATAGTATACCACAAATACAACCAGCAACATATAATGGTAATCCTACATTTAAGCAGTATTCGATGTCTATTTATTTGCCATTAAATGCAGATAATATTCCGCCTAAATTATCTAATCCAAAACAATTAGAGACCAAACCAGCAATAAATAAAATTGAAGAGTTAACAGCTTTAGAACAAAAAGCAAAAGCCGAATTTGATAGTGTTCAAAAAGCAGTAGTTAATTATCAAAATAAAGCTTATCAAAGTCAAATAAATATTCCATTTAGTCACGAAAATTATTTTAGGTTTGATAGAGCTATTAATTTAGTTGGCACAAATAGTCATACTGCTTCAAAACCATATATGTATGAAGATCTGGTGAATTATTATGATTTTGTTTCAGAAAATGAAGCTTTAAAACAAGACAGACAAACTTGGTCTGGTAAAAAAATATGGAACGAGCATTTAGTCCAACTACAAGGTAAAGACTATTGGTTTACTTTAGATCCTATTTTTGATCTTCAATTAGGAAAAGATACAGATGCGGATTTTAATACTACTTACAATAATACAAGAGGCGTGTATATACAAGGTGGATTAGGTAAAAAGTTTAGTTTTTCGGCATCTGTCTTTGAAAACCAAGGAAGATTTGCCCAATATTATAATCAATATGCAGAGTCATTAAAAGCTTTTGGGCCAGATCCAGCTATAATACCAGGTCGTGGTATTGCAAAAAGATTTAAAGAAGACGCTTATGATTATCCTGTTGCAGAAGGTTATCTATCTTATTCTCCAGCAAAATTTATTAATATTCAATTTGGACACGGAAAACAATTTATAGGTGATGGTTACCGTAGTTTATTACAAAGTGATGTAGCCTCACCATATCCTTATTTAAAATTGAATACAAAATTTTGGAAAATTAAATACACAAATACTTGGACTTGGTTAAAAGATGTGAGACCAGAAGCTGTAGAAAATGATGCTTTTAGGACAAAATATATTGCAAATCATTTTTTAAGTTGGAATGTATCAAAACGATTAAATTTAGGATTGTTTGAATCTGTAATTTGGGAAAATACAAACGATAGAGGATTTGATATAAATTATTTAAATCCAGTAATATTTTTTAGAGCTATAGAATTTGAAACAGGTCAAGGCGCAGGAAATGCTATTTTAGGAGCTTCAGGTAAGTATAAATTTAATGACAACGTAAATGTTTACGGTCAATTTATATTAGATGAATTTTCTCTAAACGATGTAAAAGCAGGTGAAAAAAGTTGGAAAAACAAGTATGGTTTTCAGTTAGGTGCAAAATATTACAATGCTTTTAAAGTGAAGAATTTAATGTTACAGGCAGAATATAACCAGGTTAGACCTTATACTTATTCTCATAATACAATAGTCCTAAACTACGCACATAATAATCAGCCTATGGCGCATCTTTGGGGCGCAAATTTTAGAGAATTAGTATTAATAGGACGTTATCAAAAAGATCGTTGGTTTGCAGAAGCCAAATTTATAGCTGGAGTAAGAGGCTTTGATTATAATAATGATACTGATAATTTTAGTTATGGTGGAGATATTTATCGTGATTATAACGATAGACCTTTTGATACAGGCGTTAAAATAGGACAAGGGATAAAAACAACCTCAATTAACGCAAGTACACAATTAGGTTATTTAGTTAATCCTTCTTCTAACTTAAAAGCTTTTGTAAACGTAAATTATAGAAACTTTAATCCAGAAGCACAAACATTAAATGTATTTAATAATAGTACAGTTTGGGTAAATTTTGGAATAAGAACCGATTTGTTTAATTGGTATTTTGATTTATAA
- the cyoE gene encoding heme o synthase — MLSTTTSAIKHSAISDFKEITKMRLSLSVVFSSIAGYLLGADTISFKILLLLALGGYFMVGASNAFNQIIEKDLDALMLRTKNRPVASGRMTVNTAFVIACVFTILGIIILYTINQQTAMFGAISIFLYTSVYTPLKTKTPLSVFVGAIPGAIPFMLGWVAATDDFGIEPGTLFALQFFWQFPHFWAIGWFLFEDYKKGGFFMLPTGKQDKGTAIQTILYTIWTILVSIVPVFGITGKLKLSIVAALIVFGFGLFMLYYAVQLYKKMTEKAAKQLMLASVLYITVIQVIYVLDKFIRTWI, encoded by the coding sequence ATTTTGAGTACAACAACATCGGCAATTAAACATTCTGCAATTTCAGATTTTAAAGAAATCACAAAAATGCGTTTATCATTAAGCGTCGTGTTTTCTTCTATAGCAGGATATTTGTTAGGCGCAGATACCATAAGTTTTAAAATTTTATTACTACTTGCTTTAGGCGGTTATTTTATGGTTGGTGCAAGTAACGCATTTAATCAAATCATAGAGAAAGATTTAGATGCTTTAATGTTACGTACCAAAAATAGACCAGTAGCTTCTGGTAGAATGACTGTAAATACAGCTTTTGTAATTGCTTGTGTGTTCACAATATTAGGAATTATAATATTGTATACAATTAATCAACAAACAGCAATGTTTGGCGCAATTTCAATTTTTTTATATACAAGCGTTTATACACCATTAAAAACAAAAACACCGTTATCTGTCTTTGTAGGTGCAATTCCAGGAGCAATTCCATTTATGTTAGGTTGGGTTGCAGCAACAGATGATTTTGGTATAGAGCCAGGTACATTATTTGCGCTTCAGTTTTTTTGGCAATTTCCTCATTTTTGGGCAATAGGCTGGTTTTTATTTGAAGATTATAAAAAAGGTGGCTTTTTTATGTTGCCAACAGGTAAGCAAGATAAAGGTACAGCAATACAAACAATACTATATACTATTTGGACCATATTAGTGTCTATAGTTCCTGTGTTTGGTATAACAGGGAAATTAAAATTATCAATAGTTGCTGCATTAATAGTCTTTGGTTTTGGATTATTTATGCTGTATTATGCTGTGCAACTTTACAAGAAAATGACCGAAAAAGCTGCTAAACAATTAATGTTAGCTAGCGTATTATATATAACTGTAATACAGGTTATATATGTATTAGATAAATTTATAAGAACATGGATTTAA
- a CDS encoding cytochrome c oxidase subunit 3 — protein MDLTQGTKQDKNSRAKKMMLYFGIGALVMSFAGWTSAFIVSSSRPDWLQDFVMPTPFWTSIVIMLISSVTFIIARKALEKNNKNLTTIMLVVTFVLGLFFVFNQFKGFSQIIEMGYNFTGPTSNVTVSYIYLIAVVHILHVAAGLIPILVVIINHLRGKYTPNNYLGFELAEIFWHFVDILWLYLFFFLYFFLN, from the coding sequence ATGGATTTAACACAAGGGACAAAACAAGATAAAAACAGTAGAGCAAAAAAAATGATGCTTTATTTTGGTATTGGAGCATTAGTCATGTCTTTTGCAGGTTGGACAAGTGCATTTATTGTTAGTAGTTCTAGACCAGATTGGCTTCAAGATTTTGTTATGCCAACACCTTTTTGGACTAGTATAGTTATCATGTTAATAAGCAGTGTAACTTTTATAATAGCAAGAAAAGCACTAGAGAAAAACAATAAAAATTTAACAACCATAATGTTAGTAGTAACATTTGTTTTAGGATTGTTTTTTGTTTTTAATCAATTTAAAGGTTTTAGTCAAATTATAGAAATGGGATATAATTTTACAGGTCCTACAAGTAATGTAACTGTAAGCTATATCTACCTTATTGCAGTCGTGCATATATTGCACGTTGCTGCAGGATTAATTCCAATTTTAGTAGTAATAATTAACCATTTAAGAGGAAAATATACACCTAACAATTATCTAGGATTTGAGTTAGCTGAAATTTTTTGGCATTTCGTTGATATATTATGGCTGTATTTATTTTTCTTCTTATACTTTTTTCTAAACTAA
- a CDS encoding cytochrome c oxidase subunit 3 translates to MSTTVATTNTEGKTWSGGNEPLKASYGKMMMWFFIVTDALTFSGFLAAYGFSRFKFIDAWPIADEVFTHVPFLHGQELPMIYVAFMTFVLIMSSVTMVLAVDAGHHLNKSKVTLYMFLTIIGGIIFVGSQAWEWATFIKGDYGAVQTKGGNILQFGKYQTNEDGEQVFKRVAVRDFVVASPTERTNHERKNGLWFVDEGTLPPFQVKDVVKGLEANKDILVRTQLINEEGKKTILSREASLAALKDNGKRVVEGANLEVNEYGSPLFADFFFFITGFHGFHVLSGVVINIIIWFNVIIGTYERRKSYEMVEKVGLYWHFVDLVWVFVFTFFYLV, encoded by the coding sequence ATGAGCACTACAGTTGCAACAACCAATACAGAAGGTAAAACTTGGAGTGGTGGAAATGAGCCACTTAAAGCAAGTTATGGTAAAATGATGATGTGGTTTTTTATCGTAACAGATGCCTTAACATTCTCTGGTTTTTTAGCTGCGTACGGATTTTCAAGATTTAAATTTATAGATGCTTGGCCAATTGCAGACGAAGTTTTTACTCACGTCCCATTTTTACACGGTCAAGAATTACCTATGATTTATGTAGCGTTTATGACGTTTGTATTAATCATGTCTTCTGTAACTATGGTATTAGCTGTAGATGCAGGTCATCATTTAAATAAAAGTAAAGTAACTCTATACATGTTCTTAACCATTATTGGAGGTATAATCTTTGTTGGTTCTCAAGCTTGGGAATGGGCAACTTTTATTAAAGGAGATTATGGAGCAGTACAAACAAAAGGAGGAAATATTTTACAATTTGGTAAATACCAAACTAACGAAGACGGAGAACAAGTATTTAAGAGAGTAGCTGTAAGAGATTTTGTGGTTGCTTCTCCTACCGAAAGAACTAACCATGAGCGTAAAAACGGATTATGGTTTGTAGACGAAGGTACATTACCTCCTTTCCAAGTAAAAGACGTAGTTAAAGGACTAGAAGCTAATAAAGATATTTTAGTAAGAACACAGTTAATTAACGAAGAAGGTAAAAAAACAATCCTTTCAAGAGAAGCATCTTTAGCGGCTTTAAAGGATAACGGAAAAAGAGTCGTTGAAGGAGCTAACCTAGAAGTAAACGAATATGGATCACCATTATTTGCAGACTTTTTCTTCTTCATCACAGGATTTCACGGTTTTCACGTATTGTCAGGTGTAGTGATAAACATAATCATTTGGTTTAATGTAATTATTGGTACATACGAAAGACGTAAAAGCTACGAAATGGTAGAAAAAGTTGGTCTTTACTGGCACTTTGTAGATTTAGTTTGGGTATTCGTATTTACATTCTTCTACTTAGTTTAA
- a CDS encoding cytochrome C oxidase subunit IV family protein has product MADTHKLEIFRGLIKFKSNTQKIWGVLILLSIITAIEVVLGIYKPASLEAHVLGMKALNWIFIILTIVKAYYITWDFMHMRDETPGLRRAVVWTGIFLICYMVFILLQEGGYVFDVYDKGFIKRDF; this is encoded by the coding sequence ATGGCAGATACACATAAATTAGAAATATTTAGAGGACTAATTAAATTTAAGTCAAACACTCAAAAAATTTGGGGCGTATTAATATTATTATCTATAATCACTGCAATAGAAGTTGTTTTAGGTATATACAAGCCAGCATCTTTAGAAGCACATGTTTTAGGGATGAAAGCTTTAAACTGGATATTTATTATACTAACAATAGTTAAAGCATATTACATTACTTGGGACTTTATGCACATGAGAGACGAAACACCAGGTTTACGTCGTGCTGTAGTTTGGACCGGAATTTTCTTAATTTGCTATATGGTATTTATACTATTACAAGAAGGAGGATATGTTTTTGATGTTTACGATAAAGGATTTATCAAAAGAGATTTCTAA
- a CDS encoding SCO family protein: MSKKANYSYVGISFIILLFGILFIPKIIDRISNKDINRNYESRSGSVLKNTEAPTSVDKLDYLVINGKRKKVPNFSFTDQNGNTITNNDYLGKVYIVEFFFTTCPTICPRMNRNLVDIQNTFKNETDFGVASFSIMPDTDTPEKLKEYAQNYGITNPDWHLMTGDKQDVYNLANIGFNIFVDVENFEHSGDFALVDKNGFLRSRKDNFGNPKIFYKGVISEQEKVDEDGNPQEISMLKEDIAKLLKE, from the coding sequence ATGAGTAAAAAAGCAAACTATTCTTACGTAGGAATTTCATTTATAATTTTATTATTCGGAATCTTATTTATACCAAAAATTATAGACAGAATTTCTAATAAAGACATTAATAGAAATTACGAAAGTAGATCTGGTAGTGTTTTAAAAAACACAGAAGCACCAACTTCTGTAGATAAATTAGACTACTTGGTAATTAACGGTAAACGTAAAAAAGTTCCAAACTTTAGTTTTACAGATCAAAACGGAAATACAATTACAAATAATGATTACTTAGGAAAAGTATACATAGTAGAGTTTTTCTTTACTACATGTCCAACAATTTGTCCAAGGATGAATAGAAATTTAGTAGACATTCAAAACACATTTAAAAATGAAACCGATTTTGGCGTAGCATCTTTTAGTATTATGCCAGATACAGATACACCAGAAAAGCTTAAAGAATATGCTCAAAATTATGGTATTACTAATCCAGATTGGCATTTAATGACAGGCGATAAGCAAGATGTTTACAACCTTGCTAATATTGGATTTAATATCTTTGTAGATGTAGAAAATTTTGAACATTCTGGCGATTTTGCTTTAGTAGATAAAAACGGATTTTTAAGATCAAGAAAAGACAATTTTGGCAATCCTAAAATATTTTACAAAGGTGTGATAAGTGAACAAGAAAAAGTAGATGAAGATGGAAATCCGCAAGAAATATCAATGCTAAAAGAAGATATAGCAAAATTATTAAAAGAATAA
- a CDS encoding DUF420 domain-containing protein: protein MNTENLQEEKKYNKWIVALSIIIPVAVAILFGVKLKDYGIDVEPLTFLPPIYAAINGITAIVLVLAVSAIKKGKRKQHENLIKFAITLSVLFLVMYVAYHMTSDSTKYGGEGVLRYIYFFILITHILLSIVVIPFVLITYVRGITNNIERHKKIAKITFPLWLYVAVTGVIVYIMISPYYV, encoded by the coding sequence ATGAATACAGAAAACCTACAAGAAGAAAAAAAGTACAACAAATGGATTGTTGCACTTTCAATCATAATACCAGTTGCAGTTGCTATACTTTTTGGAGTAAAACTAAAAGATTATGGTATAGATGTAGAACCGTTAACTTTTTTACCACCAATTTACGCAGCAATTAATGGTATTACAGCAATAGTTTTAGTGCTAGCAGTTTCTGCAATCAAAAAAGGCAAAAGGAAACAGCATGAAAATTTAATAAAATTTGCCATTACATTATCTGTGCTTTTTTTAGTTATGTATGTAGCCTATCACATGACTAGCGATTCTACTAAATATGGTGGAGAAGGTGTTTTAAGATATATTTATTTTTTCATTTTAATAACACATATACTATTATCTATAGTAGTCATACCATTTGTATTAATTACTTATGTAAGAGGAATAACTAATAATATAGAAAGACATAAAAAAATAGCAAAAATCACCTTTCCGTTATGGTTGTATGTAGCGGTTACCGGAGTTATTGTTTATATAATGATTTCGCCTTATTATGTATAA
- a CDS encoding ABC transporter ATP-binding protein: MLTIKKLHKSYPIGDSSLHVLKGIDLQVNEGEMVAIMGSSGSGKSTLLNIIGMLDEADLGEYILDGVPIKNLTEKKAAIYRNKFLGFIFQSFNLISYKNALENVALPLYYQGQKRKDRLEKALFHLEKVGLKEWAHHLPNELSGGQKQRVAIARALAANPKLLLADEPTGALDTKTSYEIMDFIQSLNDEGKTILMVTHEEDIANMCKRIVRLKDGVIMEDTAVNQVRASQYV, from the coding sequence ATGCTTACAATAAAAAAGCTACACAAATCTTATCCTATTGGCGACTCAAGTCTTCATGTTTTAAAAGGAATTGATTTGCAAGTCAATGAAGGCGAAATGGTAGCCATTATGGGTTCTTCTGGTTCAGGAAAATCTACTTTACTTAATATTATTGGTATGTTAGACGAAGCAGATTTAGGCGAATACATTTTAGATGGCGTACCAATTAAAAATCTTACCGAGAAAAAAGCAGCTATTTATCGTAATAAATTTTTAGGATTTATATTTCAGTCCTTTAACCTTATTAGTTACAAAAACGCTTTAGAAAATGTAGCGTTACCACTATATTATCAAGGTCAAAAAAGAAAAGACCGTTTGGAAAAAGCCTTGTTTCATCTAGAAAAAGTAGGTTTAAAAGAATGGGCACATCACTTACCTAACGAGTTGTCTGGAGGACAAAAACAACGTGTCGCTATTGCACGCGCTTTAGCAGCAAACCCAAAACTGTTACTAGCAGATGAGCCAACAGGAGCTTTAGATACCAAAACATCTTATGAGATTATGGATTTTATCCAGTCTTTAAACGATGAAGGAAAAACAATATTAATGGTTACCCACGAAGAAGATATTGCCAATATGTGTAAACGTATTGTGCGTCTAAAAGATGGTGTAATTATGGAAGATACAGCAGTTAATCAAGTAAGAGCGTCTCAATATGTTTGA
- a CDS encoding ABC transporter permease produces the protein MFDIDLWREIFQSINKNRTRSLLSGFTVAFAILLFVILFGIANGLKNTFAQAFVDDATNSIFINTGLTTKAYKGLQSGRRIQLKNEDQNYIEDEYGNKIQYITSRIYKNVNASFRNEKNTYNLRAVNPDHQFLEKTKIRDGRYINQLDIDNKAKVVVIGRLVEEDLFLKTTALGKYINLSGIPYKVVGIFTDDGGDNEERMIYMPVSTAQLIYGNNDYVDQINLGYNPELDYDQAISFGRELERDLKNRFTVSPKDQRAIRIRNMAEGTKQVGMMTFGLSVIIIVIGFGTLIAGVVGISNIMIFIVKERTKEIGIRKALGASPKSIIAIILLESILITTIAGYIGLLVGVGVLEFIGPVLEPYFIKDPSVSTSLVLSATITLIIAGSIAGYLPAKKASKIKPIVALRND, from the coding sequence ATGTTTGATATAGATCTTTGGCGCGAGATATTTCAAAGTATCAATAAAAACCGTACTAGAAGCTTGTTGTCGGGATTTACCGTAGCATTTGCAATTCTACTTTTCGTGATACTTTTTGGTATCGCAAACGGATTAAAAAATACGTTTGCGCAAGCATTTGTAGACGATGCTACAAATTCAATTTTTATAAATACAGGATTAACAACAAAAGCCTACAAAGGGTTACAATCAGGTAGACGAATTCAATTAAAAAACGAAGATCAAAATTACATAGAAGACGAGTACGGAAATAAAATACAGTATATCACTTCAAGAATTTATAAAAATGTAAACGCTTCTTTTAGAAACGAAAAAAACACTTACAATTTAAGAGCAGTAAATCCAGATCATCAATTTTTAGAAAAAACAAAAATTAGAGATGGAAGATACATTAACCAATTGGATATAGATAACAAAGCAAAAGTTGTTGTTATAGGTAGATTGGTTGAAGAGGATTTGTTTTTAAAAACCACAGCATTAGGTAAATACATTAATTTAAGTGGTATACCTTATAAAGTTGTTGGAATTTTTACAGACGATGGTGGCGATAATGAAGAACGTATGATTTACATGCCTGTTTCTACAGCGCAACTAATTTATGGTAACAACGATTACGTAGATCAAATCAATTTAGGATACAATCCAGAATTAGACTACGATCAAGCTATAAGTTTTGGTAGAGAATTAGAAAGGGATTTAAAAAATCGATTTACAGTATCTCCAAAAGATCAACGTGCGATAAGAATTCGTAATATGGCAGAAGGTACCAAACAAGTTGGTATGATGACTTTTGGATTATCTGTAATAATTATAGTGATTGGATTTGGAACATTAATCGCTGGCGTAGTTGGTATAAGTAATATCATGATTTTTATAGTTAAAGAACGAACAAAAGAGATTGGTATACGTAAGGCATTAGGTGCATCACCAAAATCTATAATTGCAATAATACTATTAGAATCTATACTTATTACAACAATAGCAGGATACATAGGACTACTAGTTGGTGTTGGCGTATTAGAATTTATTGGTCCAGTATTAGAGCCTTACTTTATAAAAGATCCAAGTGTAAGTACAAGCTTAGTACTTAGTGCGACTATTACTTTAATAATAGCAGGATCTATTGCAGGTTATTTACCAGCAAAAAAAGCATCAAAAATAAAACCAATTGTAGCACTTAGAAACGATTAA
- a CDS encoding ABC transporter permease produces the protein MKFLFERDTWQEVYESLSKNKLRTILTMVGVWWGILLLIGLLGAARGLENSFNRLFGDFATNSVFVWGQSTSKPFKGFQEGRQVQLSLTDAKKVEENVEGIEFVVPRNQNQAQVVRNFLSGSFSLNGDYPLLDQVQKKKLIHGRFINQNDIDNNRKVVVISEEVYKQLFEKDAEMIGEYVQINDMNFKVIGMFQNGNVNMGPTSDMHIPFTTFQQIYNLGDRIGWMMITGKPEYDIAQIEQDAKLLLRNLNRIHPEDNRAFGSFNLGKEFKKVTGFLVGMQFLTWFVGIATLIAGVFAIGNILLITVKERTKEIGVRRALGATPFEIKRQILVEAVFITLLAGIIGIISGGWILILLDSAFGQGDEAVIVNASVSIAVVFIALIILVILGTLIGLIPAFKATSIKPIEALREE, from the coding sequence ATGAAGTTTTTATTTGAAAGAGATACATGGCAAGAGGTATACGAGAGTTTAAGTAAAAATAAACTTCGTACCATTTTAACCATGGTTGGTGTTTGGTGGGGAATTTTACTGCTTATTGGCTTACTTGGCGCAGCTCGCGGATTAGAAAACTCGTTTAACAGATTATTTGGTGACTTTGCAACCAACAGTGTTTTTGTTTGGGGACAAAGTACAAGCAAACCATTTAAAGGGTTTCAAGAAGGTCGTCAAGTACAATTAAGCTTAACAGATGCTAAAAAAGTAGAAGAAAATGTAGAAGGCATAGAGTTTGTTGTGCCTCGTAATCAAAATCAAGCACAAGTGGTTAGAAATTTTCTATCAGGATCATTTAGCCTAAATGGAGATTACCCTTTGTTAGATCAAGTACAGAAAAAAAAGCTAATTCACGGTAGATTTATAAATCAAAATGATATTGATAACAACCGTAAGGTCGTAGTGATTTCAGAAGAAGTTTATAAACAATTATTTGAAAAGGATGCCGAAATGATTGGTGAATACGTTCAAATAAACGACATGAATTTTAAAGTGATTGGTATGTTTCAAAACGGAAATGTAAATATGGGACCAACCAGTGATATGCATATACCGTTTACAACCTTTCAGCAAATCTACAATTTAGGAGATAGAATTGGTTGGATGATGATTACCGGTAAACCAGAATATGACATCGCTCAAATAGAACAAGATGCCAAGTTATTACTTCGCAATTTAAATAGAATTCATCCAGAAGATAATCGTGCTTTTGGTAGTTTTAACTTAGGTAAAGAGTTTAAAAAAGTAACGGGCTTTTTAGTAGGAATGCAATTTTTAACATGGTTTGTAGGAATAGCAACACTAATTGCAGGTGTTTTTGCAATTGGTAATATACTATTAATCACAGTAAAAGAACGTACAAAAGAAATTGGTGTAAGACGTGCTTTAGGTGCAACACCTTTTGAGATAAAACGACAAATATTAGTAGAAGCTGTTTTTATCACCTTATTAGCAGGAATTATAGGGATAATTTCTGGCGGATGGATTTTAATTCTATTAGACTCAGCATTTGGACAAGGTGACGAGGCTGTAATTGTTAACGCTTCTGTATCTATAGCAGTCGTATTTATCGCCTTAATCATATTAGTCATTTTAGGAACATTAATAGGATTAATACCAGCATTTAAAGCTACAAGTATAAAACCAATAGAAGCATTAAGAGAAGAATAA